One part of the Streptomyces nigra genome encodes these proteins:
- a CDS encoding metal-dependent transcriptional regulator, which yields MSGLIDTTEMYLRTILELEEEGVVPMRARIAERLDQSGPTVSQTVARMERDGLVSVATDRHLELTDEGRRLATRVMRKHRLAECLLVDVIGLEWEQVHAEACRWEHVMSEAVERRVLELLRHPTESPYGNPIPGLEELGEKDGADPFLDEGMVSLADLDPGADGKTVVVRRIGEPIQTDAQLMYTLRRAGVQPGSVVSVTESAGGVLVGSSGEAAELDSDVASHVFVAKR from the coding sequence ATGTCCGGACTGATCGACACCACGGAGATGTATCTCCGCACCATCCTCGAGCTGGAGGAGGAAGGTGTGGTCCCCATGCGCGCCCGGATCGCCGAGCGGCTGGACCAGAGCGGGCCGACCGTGAGCCAGACCGTGGCGCGGATGGAGCGGGACGGCCTGGTGTCCGTCGCGACCGACCGCCACCTGGAGCTCACCGACGAGGGGCGTCGGCTGGCCACCCGCGTCATGCGCAAGCACCGCCTGGCCGAGTGTCTGCTCGTCGACGTGATCGGTCTGGAGTGGGAGCAGGTGCACGCCGAGGCCTGCCGCTGGGAGCACGTGATGAGCGAGGCGGTGGAGCGGCGCGTCCTCGAGCTGCTGCGCCACCCGACCGAGTCGCCGTACGGCAACCCCATCCCGGGCCTGGAGGAGCTGGGCGAGAAGGACGGCGCGGACCCCTTCCTCGACGAGGGCATGGTCTCGCTGGCCGACCTGGACCCCGGGGCCGACGGCAAGACGGTGGTCGTGCGCCGGATCGGCGAGCCGATCCAGACCGACGCGCAGCTGATGTACACGCTGCGCCGGGCCGGCGTGCAGCCCGGCTCGGTGGTCAGCGTGACCGAGTCGGCGGGCGGTGTCCTGGTCGGCAGCAGCGGCGAGGCGGCCGAGCTGGACTCCGACGTCGCCTCCCACGTCTTCGTGGCCAAGCGCTAG
- a CDS encoding SIS domain-containing protein encodes MSDSTPAEQFFDAAIGLLQRARAEEADAVEAAGTLLADTVAGGGRLFAFGAGHSSLAAQDVVYRAGGLALMNLLAVPGAVGVDVVPATLGSALERVDGLATAVLDSSPLRAGDALVVVSLSGRNALPVEMARHARSLGVKVIGLTSVAYAEQTTSRHSSGTFLKDHCDVVIDSKIAIGDAELTLDTIPAPFAPASTVVTSALMQAVMATAAASLAARGVEVPLLRSGNVDGGHEWNRRIFEEYGDRIFYRH; translated from the coding sequence ATGAGCGACAGCACGCCGGCCGAGCAGTTCTTCGACGCCGCGATCGGCCTGCTCCAGCGGGCCCGCGCCGAGGAGGCGGACGCCGTAGAGGCGGCCGGCACCCTGCTCGCGGACACGGTCGCCGGCGGGGGGCGGCTCTTCGCGTTCGGCGCCGGGCACTCCTCCCTGGCCGCCCAGGACGTCGTCTACCGCGCGGGCGGCCTGGCGCTGATGAACCTGCTCGCGGTGCCGGGCGCCGTGGGCGTGGACGTCGTGCCCGCCACGCTGGGCTCCGCCCTGGAGCGCGTCGACGGGCTCGCGACCGCCGTCCTGGACAGCTCGCCGCTGCGCGCGGGCGACGCCCTCGTCGTCGTCTCGCTGTCCGGCCGCAACGCGCTCCCGGTGGAGATGGCCCGGCACGCCCGCTCCCTCGGGGTCAAGGTCATCGGCCTCACGTCGGTGGCGTACGCCGAACAGACGACGTCCCGGCACAGCTCCGGCACCTTCCTGAAGGACCACTGCGACGTCGTCATCGACTCGAAGATCGCGATCGGTGACGCGGAGCTCACCCTCGACACCATCCCGGCGCCCTTCGCCCCGGCGTCCACGGTCGTCACCTCGGCGCTGATGCAGGCCGTCATGGCGACCGCGGCGGCCTCGCTGGCGGCCCGGGGCGTCGAGGTCCCGCTGCTGCGCTCGGGCAACGTGGACGGCGGCCACGAGTGGAACCGCCGGATCTTCGAGGAGTACGGCGACCGGATCTTCTACCGGCACTGA
- a CDS encoding PAS domain-containing protein encodes MSASRRSGTTDELGPDEPERDGPDESSAGAEGSAGGSDLLAALLDGMDAALCAFDADGVLTHWNREAERILGWTAAEAVGRHGFAGWAVRPADAEEVEARLMSAMRAPGRQVHEFALLTKDGGRVLVRTQSAAVRGPDGEPAGVYCAFSEVHTQIDLERSIALSEALFEDASWGVVLVDADLRPAVVNAHAARALGIGRTSVLGRPLGDVLAQGVEELESALTHVLAEGAPPAPAEIWVSVRTPEGDRRRCWRCGFVRLASPLAEEPVPLGVGWFFQDVTPAKQTEQEAALLRFRTNQLHRAARAAAECEDPAEAATVHLDFALAGFADHALIDRVAGGAVRDAEAADPVRLVRVAVTPSGAPGPSRLGGEAGLPVRYGEGHPALQCVARAGSVRAAAGDVPPERARAWAVSRQWPADAVYALCAVLRSRGRTLGVVTFLRGAGRTAFERGDALYAEDVAVRIASALDLAEATDTP; translated from the coding sequence GTGAGTGCTTCCCGGCGTAGTGGGACCACCGACGAGCTGGGACCGGACGAACCCGAGCGGGACGGTCCGGACGAGTCGTCGGCCGGTGCCGAGGGTTCGGCGGGCGGGTCCGATCTGCTGGCCGCCCTGCTGGACGGGATGGACGCCGCCCTGTGCGCCTTCGACGCGGACGGCGTCCTCACGCACTGGAACCGCGAGGCGGAGCGCATCCTCGGCTGGACCGCCGCCGAGGCCGTCGGCCGGCACGGCTTCGCGGGGTGGGCGGTGCGGCCGGCGGACGCCGAGGAGGTCGAGGCGCGGCTGATGTCCGCCATGCGGGCCCCCGGCCGCCAGGTGCACGAGTTCGCGCTGCTGACCAAGGACGGCGGCCGGGTCCTGGTGCGCACCCAGTCGGCCGCCGTGCGCGGCCCGGACGGCGAGCCCGCCGGGGTGTACTGCGCCTTCAGCGAGGTGCACACACAGATCGACCTGGAGCGCTCCATCGCGCTGAGCGAGGCGCTCTTCGAGGACGCGTCGTGGGGTGTGGTGCTCGTCGACGCCGACCTGCGGCCCGCCGTGGTGAACGCGCACGCGGCCCGGGCGCTCGGCATCGGCCGGACCTCCGTGCTCGGCCGGCCGCTCGGCGATGTGCTCGCCCAGGGCGTGGAGGAGCTGGAGAGCGCCCTCACCCATGTGCTGGCGGAGGGCGCGCCGCCCGCCCCGGCCGAGATCTGGGTGAGCGTACGGACCCCGGAGGGCGACCGGCGCCGCTGCTGGCGGTGCGGGTTCGTCCGGCTCGCCTCGCCGCTCGCGGAGGAGCCGGTGCCGCTCGGCGTCGGCTGGTTCTTCCAGGACGTCACCCCGGCCAAGCAGACCGAGCAGGAGGCGGCGCTGCTGCGGTTCCGCACCAACCAGCTGCACCGCGCGGCGCGGGCCGCGGCCGAGTGCGAGGACCCGGCCGAGGCGGCCACCGTCCATCTGGACTTCGCGCTCGCCGGCTTCGCCGACCACGCCCTGATCGACCGGGTCGCGGGAGGCGCCGTACGGGACGCGGAGGCCGCGGACCCGGTTCGCCTCGTCCGGGTCGCGGTCACGCCGTCGGGCGCCCCGGGCCCCTCCCGGCTGGGCGGCGAGGCCGGCCTGCCCGTGCGCTACGGCGAGGGCCACCCGGCGCTCCAGTGCGTGGCACGCGCCGGTTCGGTCCGGGCGGCGGCCGGTGACGTGCCGCCCGAGCGGGCGCGCGCCTGGGCCGTGAGCCGGCAGTGGCCCGCGGACGCGGTGTACGCCCTGTGCGCGGTGCTGCGCAGCCGGGGCCGCACCCTCGGCGTCGTGACGTTCCTGCGCGGCGCCGGCCGGACCGCGTTCGAGCGCGGCGACGCCCTGTACGCGGAGGACGTGGCGGTGCGCATCGCCTCCGCGCTGGACCTGGCGGAGGCGACGGACACCCCGTGA
- a CDS encoding GNAT family N-acetyltransferase: MTERGGAGRAILGGEPRIVPVDGETALEEWRHVHNVIVPPAALSLDEVRERAGRNRLCNAYVGDVLVGCSTVRPPRSEDGVATVIARVLPGHRGHGYGTALYADGLAHARALGARAVETCVLAVNEDGLRFAYARGFAETDRYVLDGAADVWVDLRLERPDGAG; this comes from the coding sequence ATGACGGAGCGAGGCGGGGCAGGGAGGGCGATCCTCGGCGGGGAGCCGCGGATCGTGCCGGTGGACGGCGAGACGGCGCTGGAGGAGTGGAGGCACGTCCACAACGTGATCGTGCCGCCCGCCGCCCTGAGTCTCGACGAGGTGCGCGAGCGCGCCGGGCGCAACCGCCTGTGCAACGCGTACGTCGGCGACGTCCTCGTCGGCTGCTCGACCGTGCGTCCGCCGCGGAGCGAGGACGGCGTCGCGACGGTCATCGCGCGCGTGCTCCCCGGACACCGGGGCCACGGATACGGCACGGCGCTCTACGCGGACGGGCTCGCCCACGCGCGGGCGCTCGGCGCCCGGGCCGTCGAGACCTGTGTGCTGGCGGTCAACGAGGACGGGCTGCGGTTCGCGTACGCGCGCGGGTTCGCCGAGACCGACCGCTACGTCCTGGACGGAGCCGCCGACGTATGGGTCGACCTGCGGCTGGAGCGACCCGACGGGGCAGGATGA
- the pdxH gene encoding pyridoxamine 5'-phosphate oxidase produces the protein MRKHYRAEGLAEHDLAASPVEQFARWFRQAAAQAHLFEPNAMIVSTADGEGRPSSRTVLLKQFDERGFVFYTNYDSRKARDLAENPYVSLLFPWHPMARQVIVQGIARRTGRDETAAYFRTRPHGSQLGAWASAQSSVIASRAEFDASYAELAARYPEGGEQVPVPPHWGGFRIAPSSVEFWQGRENRLHDRLRYVAEPDGGWRVERLSP, from the coding sequence ATGCGCAAGCACTACCGGGCCGAGGGCCTCGCCGAGCACGATCTGGCCGCGAGTCCGGTGGAACAGTTCGCGCGCTGGTTCCGGCAGGCCGCCGCACAGGCCCACCTCTTCGAACCGAACGCCATGATCGTGTCCACGGCCGACGGCGAGGGCCGCCCCAGCTCGCGCACCGTGCTGCTGAAGCAGTTCGACGAGCGGGGCTTCGTCTTCTACACCAACTACGACTCGCGCAAGGCCCGCGACCTCGCCGAGAACCCGTACGTCTCGCTGCTGTTCCCCTGGCATCCGATGGCCCGCCAGGTCATCGTGCAGGGCATCGCGCGGCGCACCGGCCGCGACGAGACGGCCGCCTACTTCCGGACCCGGCCGCACGGCTCCCAGCTCGGTGCCTGGGCCAGTGCCCAGTCGTCCGTGATCGCCTCCCGCGCGGAGTTCGACGCGTCGTACGCGGAGCTGGCCGCCCGCTATCCCGAGGGCGGGGAACAGGTGCCGGTGCCGCCGCACTGGGGCGGCTTCCGGATCGCGCCGAGCTCGGTCGAGTTCTGGCAGGGCCGGGAGAACCGGCTGCACGACCGGCTGCGGTACGTGGCGGAGCCGGACGGCGGCTGGCGGGTGGAGCGGCTCAGTCCGTGA
- a CDS encoding citrate synthase 2: protein MSDFVPGLEGVVAFETEIAEPDKEGGALRYRGVDIEDLVGHVSFGNVWGLLVDGAFRPGLPPAEPFPIPVHSGDIRVDVQSALAMLAPVWGLKPLLDIDEQQARDDLARAAVMALSYVAQSARGQGLPMVPQREIDKAQSVVERFMIRWRGEPDPKHVAAVDAYWTSAAEHGMNASTFTARVIASTGADVAAALSGAVGAMSGPLHGGAPSRVLHMIEEIERTGDADAYVRQTLDRGERLMGFGHRVYRAEDPRARVLRRTARDLGAPRFEVAEALEKAALAELHSRRPDRVLATNVEFWAAIVLDFAEVPAHMFTSMFSCARTAGWSAHILEQKRTGRLVRPSARYVGPGPRDPRQVEGYADIAH, encoded by the coding sequence ATGTCCGACTTCGTACCCGGGCTCGAAGGAGTCGTCGCGTTCGAGACGGAGATCGCCGAACCCGACAAGGAGGGCGGCGCGCTCAGATATCGCGGCGTCGACATCGAGGACCTGGTCGGTCACGTCTCGTTCGGCAACGTCTGGGGGCTGCTCGTCGACGGCGCCTTCCGTCCCGGGCTGCCGCCCGCCGAGCCGTTCCCGATCCCCGTGCACTCCGGGGACATCCGTGTCGACGTCCAGTCCGCGCTCGCCATGCTGGCGCCCGTGTGGGGCCTGAAACCGCTCCTGGACATCGACGAGCAGCAGGCCCGCGACGACCTCGCCCGGGCCGCCGTCATGGCGCTGTCCTACGTCGCCCAGTCCGCGCGCGGCCAGGGCCTGCCCATGGTGCCGCAGCGCGAGATCGACAAGGCGCAGTCCGTCGTGGAGCGGTTCATGATCCGCTGGCGCGGCGAACCCGACCCCAAGCACGTGGCCGCCGTCGACGCCTACTGGACGTCCGCCGCCGAGCACGGCATGAACGCCTCGACCTTCACCGCCCGTGTCATCGCCTCCACCGGCGCCGACGTGGCCGCGGCGCTCTCCGGTGCCGTGGGCGCCATGTCCGGTCCGCTGCACGGCGGGGCGCCCTCCCGGGTGCTGCACATGATCGAGGAGATCGAGCGCACCGGTGACGCCGACGCCTATGTGCGGCAGACCCTGGACCGGGGTGAGCGCCTGATGGGCTTCGGGCACCGTGTCTACCGTGCCGAGGACCCCCGCGCGCGGGTGCTGCGCCGTACCGCACGGGACCTGGGCGCGCCCCGCTTCGAGGTCGCCGAGGCTTTGGAGAAGGCGGCCCTGGCGGAGCTGCACAGCCGCCGTCCGGACCGGGTGCTGGCGACCAACGTCGAGTTCTGGGCGGCCATCGTGCTGGACTTCGCCGAGGTCCCGGCGCACATGTTCACGTCCATGTTCTCCTGCGCCCGTACGGCGGGCTGGTCCGCGCACATCCTGGAGCAGAAGCGCACCGGCCGTCTCGTCCGCCCCTCCGCGCGCTATGTGGGCCCGGGCCCGCGCGACCCGCGCCAGGTCGAGGGCTATGCCGACATCGCGCACTGA
- a CDS encoding serine/threonine-protein kinase produces MLIAGRYRLIESIGRGGMGEVWRAYDQTLDRQVAVKLLLPQDSDPTAASRFRLEARTASRIDHPNVVGVRDFGEHDNQLYLVMELVEGDSLARVLTQSGAQPADRVARMAAQAAAGLAAAHRQGVVHRDIKPGNLLLDADGTLKIGDFGIARFLDDPGAALTATGQIVGTSLYLAPERALGKPAGPASDVYALGCVLYQMLTGRPPFNADTAVAILHQHLDAAPVPPRELGVSGLPPAFENYLLGLLAKDPEHRPGAQQAADWFAAGAWQGRPEPLPEPAAPSARRPAPAAPAPAARHGGTSGPTTYMLPSAQAAPEPRPRTNRAAARPRSRSGSGSRGRSAPPSAFGPRRIAATAAGALLFVAAMLLGMMWFAPDDTGGSGTTSEAPPTTGASDPAGVPSPAAAQDDDEDGDD; encoded by the coding sequence GTGCTGATAGCGGGCCGCTACCGGCTGATCGAGTCGATCGGGCGCGGTGGCATGGGGGAGGTCTGGCGGGCCTACGACCAGACGCTGGACCGGCAGGTGGCCGTCAAGCTGCTGCTGCCCCAGGACTCCGACCCGACCGCCGCCTCCCGGTTCCGCCTGGAGGCCCGGACCGCGTCGCGGATCGACCATCCGAACGTCGTGGGCGTCCGCGACTTCGGCGAGCACGACAACCAGCTCTACCTGGTGATGGAGCTGGTCGAGGGCGACAGCCTGGCCCGGGTGCTCACCCAGTCCGGCGCCCAGCCCGCCGACCGCGTGGCCCGGATGGCCGCGCAGGCCGCCGCCGGGCTCGCCGCGGCGCACCGGCAGGGCGTCGTCCACCGGGACATCAAGCCCGGGAATCTGCTGCTGGACGCCGACGGCACCCTCAAGATCGGCGACTTCGGCATCGCCCGCTTCCTCGACGACCCGGGCGCGGCGCTCACCGCCACCGGTCAGATCGTCGGCACCAGCCTCTACCTCGCCCCGGAGCGGGCGCTGGGCAAGCCAGCGGGGCCCGCCTCGGACGTCTACGCGCTGGGCTGTGTGCTCTACCAGATGCTCACCGGGCGCCCGCCGTTCAACGCCGACACGGCCGTCGCCATCCTGCACCAGCACCTGGACGCCGCGCCGGTCCCGCCGCGCGAGCTGGGCGTCTCCGGGCTCCCGCCCGCCTTCGAGAACTATCTGCTGGGCCTGCTCGCCAAGGACCCCGAGCACCGGCCGGGCGCCCAGCAGGCCGCCGACTGGTTCGCCGCGGGCGCCTGGCAGGGCCGCCCCGAACCGCTGCCGGAACCGGCCGCGCCGTCCGCCCGCCGCCCCGCGCCCGCGGCGCCCGCCCCGGCGGCCCGGCACGGGGGCACGAGCGGCCCGACGACGTACATGCTGCCCTCGGCTCAGGCGGCCCCCGAGCCGCGTCCCCGGACCAACCGGGCCGCCGCCCGCCCGCGCTCGCGCTCCGGGTCGGGGTCCCGGGGCCGTTCCGCGCCCCCGTCCGCGTTCGGCCCCCGGCGGATCGCCGCGACGGCCGCGGGCGCGCTGCTGTTCGTGGCCGCGATGCTGCTCGGCATGATGTGGTTCGCGCCGGACGACACCGGCGGCTCCGGGACGACGTCGGAGGCGCCGCCGACCACGGGCGCCTCGGACCCGGCGGGCGTCCCCAGCCCGGCCGCCGCCCAGGACGACGACGAGGACGGGGACGACTGA
- a CDS encoding TetR/AcrR family transcriptional regulator has translation MGGVSTAGDRVDRVPKQDRSRVTRQRLLEAAVACLAEHGWAGSTVSVVAERAGVSRGAAQHHFPTREDLFTAAVEYVAEERSLALRALFPEGGADRHAVVAALVDLYTGPLFRAALHLWVAASDEDQLRPRVTELEARVGRETHRIAVDLLDADESRPGVRETVQGLLDMARGLGLANLLTDDTGRRARVVAQWARLLDEALG, from the coding sequence ATGGGTGGTGTGAGCACGGCCGGCGACCGGGTGGACCGCGTGCCCAAGCAGGACCGCAGCCGCGTCACCCGGCAGCGGCTGCTGGAGGCCGCCGTGGCCTGCCTCGCCGAACACGGCTGGGCGGGCTCCACGGTCTCCGTCGTGGCCGAACGGGCCGGCGTCTCCCGGGGCGCCGCCCAGCACCACTTCCCGACCCGCGAGGACCTGTTCACGGCGGCCGTCGAGTACGTCGCCGAGGAGCGCTCCCTCGCCCTGCGCGCCCTCTTCCCCGAGGGCGGCGCCGACCGTCACGCGGTGGTGGCCGCCCTGGTCGACCTCTACACCGGTCCGCTGTTCCGCGCCGCTCTGCATCTGTGGGTGGCCGCGTCCGACGAGGACCAGCTGCGGCCCCGGGTGACCGAGCTGGAGGCCCGCGTCGGCCGGGAGACCCATCGCATCGCGGTGGACCTGCTGGACGCCGACGAGTCGCGGCCCGGCGTCCGGGAGACCGTGCAGGGCCTGCTCGACATGGCCCGCGGCCTGGGCCTGGCCAATCTGCTCACCGACGACACCGGACGGCGGGCCCGGGTGGTGGCGCAGTGGGCCCGGCTGCTGGACGAGGCCCTGGGCTGA
- a CDS encoding enoyl-CoA hydratase family protein, whose amino-acid sequence MTMVGRAHARGVHTLSLDSPDTRNALSAALVGGLADALEECGKDPDVRAVVLTHTGNTFCAGADLRDPPDPDALVALLRAIVALPKPVVARVTGHVRAGGLGLLAACDIAAAARTATFAFTEVRIGVAPAVISLPVLPRADPRAVARYYLTGERFTAPEAARIGLLTDEGDDVDAVLEPVLDGLRRAAPQALAETKALLAAKVLETFDREAAGLTALSARLFASSDAREGMTAFLERRDPEWVV is encoded by the coding sequence ATGACGATGGTCGGCCGCGCCCACGCGCGCGGTGTGCACACCCTGAGCCTCGACTCCCCGGACACCCGCAACGCGCTGTCGGCGGCCCTCGTGGGCGGGCTGGCGGACGCGCTGGAGGAGTGCGGCAAGGACCCCGACGTGCGCGCGGTCGTGCTCACCCACACCGGGAACACCTTCTGCGCGGGCGCCGACCTGCGGGACCCGCCGGACCCGGACGCGCTGGTGGCGCTGCTGCGGGCGATCGTCGCCCTGCCGAAACCCGTCGTCGCCCGCGTCACCGGCCATGTCCGCGCGGGCGGCCTCGGGCTCCTCGCGGCCTGCGACATCGCGGCCGCCGCCCGCACCGCCACCTTCGCGTTCACGGAGGTTCGCATCGGGGTGGCCCCGGCGGTGATCTCGCTGCCGGTGCTGCCCCGCGCGGACCCCCGCGCCGTGGCCCGCTACTACCTCACCGGGGAGCGGTTCACCGCCCCCGAGGCGGCCCGGATCGGCCTGCTCACGGACGAGGGCGACGACGTGGACGCCGTACTGGAACCCGTCCTGGACGGCCTGCGCAGGGCCGCCCCCCAGGCCCTCGCCGAGACGAAAGCGCTGCTCGCGGCTAAGGTGCTGGAAACCTTCGACCGGGAAGCGGCCGGACTGACCGCGCTCTCGGCCCGGCTGTTCGCCTCCTCCGACGCCCGTGAGGGGATGACGGCCTTCCTCGAAAGACGGGATCCGGAATGGGTGGTGTGA
- a CDS encoding 4-coumarate--CoA ligase family protein encodes MFRSEYADVPAVELPIHEAVLGRAAEFGDAPALIDGTDGTTLSYEQLDRFHRRVAAGLAEAGVRKGDVLALHSPNTVAFPTAFYAATRAGASVTTVHPLATPEEFAKQLEDSAARWIVTVSPLLESARRAAELAGGVQEIFVCDSAPGHRSLIDMLGSTAPEPQVAVDPAEDVAALPYSSGTTGIPKGVMLTHRQIATNLAQLEPAIPAGPGDRILAVLPFFHIYGLTALMNAPLRVGATVVVLPRFDLETFLAAIQNHRITGLYVAPPIVLALAKHPLVAEYDLSSLEHIVSAAAPLDAGLAAACSQRLGLPPVGQAYGMTELSPGTHVVPLGAMADAPPGTVGKLIAGTEMRIVSLDDPDKDLGVGESGEILIRGPQVMKGYLGRPDATAAMIDADGWLHTGDVGHVDSDGWLFVVDRVKELIKYKGFQVAPAELEALLLTHPGIADAAVIGHYNDEGNEVPHAFVVRQPSAPELTEGDVMMYVAERVAPYKRVRRVTFIDGVPRAAAGKILRRELRTPKESA; translated from the coding sequence GTGTTCCGCAGCGAGTACGCAGACGTCCCGGCCGTAGAACTCCCCATCCACGAGGCGGTGCTGGGCCGGGCCGCCGAGTTCGGGGACGCCCCCGCGCTGATCGACGGCACCGACGGCACCACCCTCAGCTACGAACAGCTCGACCGCTTCCACCGGCGGGTCGCCGCCGGACTGGCCGAGGCGGGCGTGCGCAAGGGCGACGTGCTCGCCCTGCACAGCCCGAACACGGTCGCCTTCCCCACGGCGTTCTACGCGGCCACCCGCGCGGGTGCCTCCGTCACCACGGTGCACCCGCTCGCCACCCCCGAGGAGTTCGCCAAGCAGCTCGAGGACAGCGCGGCCCGGTGGATCGTCACCGTGTCCCCGCTGCTGGAGTCGGCGCGCCGGGCCGCCGAACTCGCGGGCGGGGTGCAGGAGATCTTCGTGTGCGACAGCGCGCCCGGACACCGGTCGCTGATCGACATGCTGGGTTCCACCGCCCCCGAGCCGCAGGTCGCCGTCGACCCGGCGGAGGACGTCGCGGCCCTGCCGTACTCCTCCGGCACCACCGGCATCCCCAAGGGCGTGATGCTCACCCACCGGCAGATCGCCACCAACCTCGCCCAGCTGGAACCGGCGATCCCGGCCGGGCCCGGCGACCGCATCCTCGCCGTGCTGCCCTTCTTCCACATCTACGGCCTCACCGCGCTGATGAACGCGCCCCTGCGGGTCGGCGCCACGGTCGTCGTGCTGCCCCGCTTCGACCTGGAGACGTTCCTCGCCGCCATCCAGAACCACCGCATCACCGGCCTCTACGTGGCCCCGCCCATCGTGCTGGCCCTCGCCAAGCACCCCCTGGTCGCCGAGTACGACCTGTCGTCGCTGGAGCACATCGTCAGCGCCGCCGCGCCCCTGGACGCGGGGCTCGCCGCGGCCTGCTCCCAGCGGCTCGGCCTGCCGCCGGTCGGCCAGGCGTACGGCATGACCGAGCTGTCGCCCGGCACCCATGTCGTCCCGCTGGGCGCCATGGCCGACGCGCCGCCCGGGACCGTCGGCAAGCTCATCGCCGGCACCGAGATGCGCATCGTCTCCCTCGACGACCCGGACAAGGACCTCGGCGTCGGCGAGTCCGGCGAGATCCTGATCCGCGGGCCCCAGGTCATGAAGGGCTATCTGGGCCGGCCCGACGCCACCGCCGCGATGATCGACGCCGACGGCTGGCTGCACACCGGCGACGTCGGCCATGTCGATTCCGACGGCTGGCTGTTCGTGGTCGACCGGGTCAAGGAGCTCATCAAGTACAAGGGCTTCCAGGTGGCACCCGCCGAACTGGAGGCGCTGCTGCTCACCCACCCCGGAATCGCCGACGCGGCCGTGATCGGCCACTACAACGACGAGGGCAACGAGGTCCCGCACGCCTTCGTGGTCCGCCAGCCGTCCGCGCCGGAGCTGACCGAGGGCGACGTCATGATGTACGTCGCCGAACGCGTCGCCCCCTACAAGCGGGTCCGCCGGGTCACCTTCATCGACGGCGTCCCGCGGGCCGCCGCCGGCAAGATCCTGCGCCGCGAGCTGCGGACGCCGAAGGAGAGCGCATGA
- a CDS encoding acyl-CoA dehydrogenase family protein, whose translation MAMIETEEHKALRAAVAALGKRHGRGYDRETLWAEAAKLGYLGVNLPEEYGGGGGGISELSIVLEELGAAGCPLLLMVVSPAICGTVIARFGTEEQKRHWLPGLADGSLTMAFGITEPDAGSNSHRITTTARRDPDSGDWILNGRKVFVSGVDITDATLIVGRTEDARTGKLKPCLFIVPRDTEGYGRRQIDMELSAVEKQFELTLDDVRLPADALVGDEDAGLLQLFAGLNPERIMTAAFGIGMGRFALARAIEYARDRTVWKTPIGAHQAIAHPLAQAHIDLEMARLMMQKAAYLYDAGDDVGAGEAANMAKYAAGEACVKAVDQSVHTLGGNGLTREFGLASLITAARVSRIAPVSREMILNYVSHQTLGLPKSY comes from the coding sequence ATGGCCATGATCGAGACCGAGGAACACAAGGCCCTGCGGGCCGCCGTGGCCGCCCTGGGCAAACGCCACGGCCGCGGATACGACCGGGAGACCCTGTGGGCGGAGGCGGCCAAGCTCGGCTACCTCGGCGTCAACCTGCCCGAGGAGTACGGCGGCGGGGGCGGCGGCATATCCGAACTGTCCATCGTGCTCGAGGAGCTGGGCGCCGCGGGCTGCCCGCTGCTGCTGATGGTCGTCTCCCCGGCGATCTGCGGCACGGTCATCGCCCGCTTCGGCACCGAGGAGCAGAAGCGGCACTGGCTGCCCGGCCTCGCCGACGGCTCCCTGACCATGGCGTTCGGCATCACCGAGCCGGACGCCGGATCCAACAGCCACCGGATCACCACCACCGCCCGCCGCGACCCCGACTCCGGCGACTGGATCCTCAACGGGCGCAAGGTGTTCGTCTCCGGCGTCGACATCACGGACGCGACCCTCATCGTCGGCCGCACCGAGGACGCCCGCACCGGCAAGCTCAAGCCGTGCCTGTTCATCGTCCCGCGCGACACCGAGGGCTATGGGCGCCGCCAGATCGACATGGAACTCAGCGCGGTGGAGAAGCAGTTCGAGCTGACCCTGGACGACGTCCGGCTGCCGGCCGACGCGCTTGTCGGCGACGAGGACGCGGGTCTGCTCCAGCTGTTCGCCGGGCTCAACCCCGAACGCATCATGACGGCCGCCTTCGGTATCGGCATGGGCCGTTTCGCGCTGGCCCGCGCCATCGAGTACGCCCGCGACCGTACGGTGTGGAAGACGCCCATCGGAGCCCACCAGGCCATCGCCCACCCCCTCGCGCAGGCGCACATCGACCTCGAGATGGCCCGCCTGATGATGCAGAAGGCGGCGTACCTGTACGACGCCGGGGACGACGTCGGCGCCGGTGAAGCGGCCAACATGGCCAAGTACGCGGCGGGGGAGGCCTGCGTGAAGGCCGTCGACCAGTCCGTGCACACCCTCGGCGGCAACGGCCTCACACGGGAATTCGGCCTCGCCTCGTTGATAACCGCGGCGCGCGTGTCTCGTATTGCCCCGGTGAGCCGGGAGATGATTCTCAACTACGTCTCCCACCAGACCCTGGGTCTGCCCAAGTCGTACTGA